Proteins from a single region of Lysinibacillus sp. JNUCC-52:
- the lpdA gene encoding dihydrolipoyl dehydrogenase, with protein sequence MVVGDFPIETDTLVIGSGPGGYVAAIRAAQTGQKVTIVEKNVLGGVCLNVGCIPSKALISVGHRFEHAKHSDDMGIIASDVKLDFSKAQAFKDSVVKKLTGGVEGLLKGNKVEIVQGEAYFVDAHSVRIINGESAQTYTFNNVIIATGSRPVEIPTFKFSERVLNSTGALSLQEVPGKLVVIGGGYIGTELGSAYANLGSQVTIIEGGKDILAGFEKQMTQIVKKGLKKKGVEIEVNASAKGVEETENGVVVTYEVGGEEKKVEADYVLVTVGRRPNTDEMGLEGVGIEFGERGLINVDKQCRTNIPNIYAIGDIVAGPQLAHKASYEGKVAAEAIAGEKSIVDYLAVPAVCFTDPEMATVGYNEDQAKAEGIEYTAAKFPFAANGRALALNQTEGFVKLVARKEDGLLIGAQIVGAGASDMIAEMGLAIEGGMTAEDIALTIHAHPTLGEITMEAAEVLLGNPIHIVAKK encoded by the coding sequence ATGGTAGTAGGAGATTTCCCAATCGAAACAGATACTCTTGTCATTGGTTCAGGTCCTGGAGGATATGTAGCAGCAATTCGTGCAGCTCAAACTGGCCAAAAAGTAACAATCGTTGAAAAAAATGTACTTGGTGGTGTGTGCTTAAACGTAGGTTGTATTCCGTCAAAAGCATTAATTTCAGTTGGTCACCGCTTTGAGCATGCTAAACATTCAGATGACATGGGTATCATCGCTTCTGATGTGAAACTAGACTTTTCAAAAGCGCAAGCTTTTAAAGACAGCGTTGTTAAGAAATTAACTGGCGGTGTTGAAGGCTTACTTAAAGGTAATAAAGTTGAAATCGTACAAGGTGAAGCATATTTCGTTGACGCTCATTCAGTGCGTATCATCAATGGTGAATCTGCTCAAACTTACACATTTAACAATGTGATTATCGCAACAGGTTCTCGTCCAGTTGAAATTCCAACTTTTAAATTCTCTGAGCGTGTCCTAAACTCTACTGGCGCACTTTCTTTACAAGAAGTACCTGGTAAATTAGTGGTTATCGGCGGAGGCTACATCGGTACAGAGCTAGGTTCAGCTTATGCAAACCTAGGTTCACAAGTAACGATTATCGAAGGTGGCAAAGACATTTTAGCTGGTTTCGAAAAACAAATGACGCAAATCGTTAAAAAAGGCCTTAAAAAGAAAGGCGTTGAAATTGAAGTAAACGCATCTGCAAAAGGCGTAGAAGAAACAGAAAACGGCGTAGTTGTAACATATGAAGTTGGCGGAGAAGAGAAAAAAGTCGAAGCTGATTATGTATTAGTAACTGTTGGTCGTCGTCCAAATACAGATGAAATGGGTCTTGAAGGTGTTGGAATTGAATTCGGCGAACGTGGTCTAATTAATGTTGACAAACAATGCCGTACAAACATTCCAAACATTTATGCAATTGGTGATATCGTAGCGGGACCACAGCTTGCACATAAAGCTTCTTATGAAGGTAAAGTTGCTGCTGAAGCAATCGCTGGCGAAAAATCAATCGTAGACTATTTAGCTGTTCCTGCTGTATGCTTCACTGATCCAGAAATGGCGACAGTTGGCTACAACGAAGATCAAGCTAAAGCTGAAGGTATTGAATATACTGCAGCGAAATTCCCATTCGCAGCAAATGGTCGTGCACTTGCATTGAACCAAACAGAAGGCTTTGTGAAACTAGTTGCGCGTAAAGAAGATGGCTTATTAATTGGTGCTCAAATCGTAGGTGCTGGTGCATCTGATATGATCGCTGAAATGGGCTTAGCAATCGAAGGCGGCATGACTGCTGAAGATATCGCGTTAACAATTCATGCTCACCCAACTTTAGGTGAAATTACAATGGAAGCTGCTGAAGTATTACTAGGCAACCCAATCCATATTGTAGCTAAAAAATAA
- a CDS encoding dihydrolipoamide acetyltransferase family protein, which yields MAFEFRLPDIGEGIHEGEIVKWFVKAGDTVKEDDILCEVQNDKAVVEIPSPVEGKVEEVLVAEGTVAVVGDVLIRLDAPGYEDMKLKGDDHAEAKTEAQVQSTAEAGQDVAKEPAAKEEAPAAPATAEVAVKQESADSTKRVIAMPSVRKFARDNDVNIHEVAGTGKNGRILKEDIENFLNGGGAVQAEEAPVANEEAVVQQEAAPSAPVVLEGDFPETREKMSGIRKAIAKAMVHSKQTAPHVTLMDEVDVTALVAHRKKFKDIAAEKGVKLTYLPYVVKALISTLREFPEFNRSLDDATQEIVQKHYYNIGIAADTEKGLLVPVIKHADRKSVFAVSNEINDLATKARDGKLAPHEMKGASMSITNIGSAGGQWFTPVINHPEVAILGIGRIAEKPVIKNGEIVAAPVLALSLSFDHRMIDGATAQNALNHLKRLLSEPELLLMEA from the coding sequence ATGGCATTTGAATTCAGATTACCGGATATCGGCGAGGGTATTCACGAAGGCGAAATTGTAAAATGGTTCGTTAAAGCTGGAGATACAGTAAAAGAAGACGATATCCTTTGTGAAGTACAAAATGATAAAGCAGTCGTAGAAATTCCTTCACCTGTTGAAGGTAAAGTAGAGGAAGTATTAGTAGCAGAAGGTACAGTAGCTGTTGTTGGCGATGTATTAATCCGTTTAGATGCTCCTGGATATGAAGATATGAAGCTAAAAGGTGACGATCATGCGGAAGCGAAGACAGAGGCACAAGTTCAGTCAACTGCTGAAGCTGGTCAAGATGTAGCTAAAGAACCTGCTGCTAAAGAAGAAGCGCCAGCAGCTCCAGCAACAGCAGAGGTAGCGGTAAAGCAAGAATCAGCGGATAGTACTAAACGCGTTATTGCAATGCCTTCAGTTCGTAAATTTGCTCGCGATAATGATGTCAATATTCATGAAGTAGCGGGTACTGGCAAAAATGGTCGTATTTTAAAAGAAGATATTGAGAATTTCTTAAATGGCGGCGGAGCAGTGCAGGCTGAAGAAGCACCAGTTGCAAATGAAGAAGCAGTTGTTCAACAAGAAGCTGCACCATCTGCGCCTGTTGTTCTTGAAGGCGACTTCCCAGAAACACGTGAAAAAATGTCTGGCATTCGTAAAGCGATTGCTAAAGCGATGGTACATTCAAAACAAACAGCGCCACACGTTACACTAATGGATGAAGTTGATGTAACAGCTCTTGTAGCACATCGCAAAAAATTCAAAGATATCGCTGCTGAAAAAGGCGTTAAATTAACGTATTTACCATATGTAGTGAAAGCACTTATTTCAACATTGCGTGAATTCCCAGAATTTAACCGCTCATTAGATGATGCAACACAAGAAATCGTTCAAAAGCATTACTACAATATTGGTATTGCAGCAGATACTGAAAAAGGCTTACTAGTTCCAGTTATTAAGCATGCAGATCGCAAATCTGTATTTGCAGTTTCAAATGAAATTAATGACTTAGCAACAAAAGCACGTGATGGAAAACTTGCGCCACATGAAATGAAAGGTGCATCAATGTCTATTACGAATATCGGTTCTGCAGGTGGTCAATGGTTTACTCCAGTAATTAACCATCCTGAAGTAGCAATTTTAGGTATTGGTCGAATTGCAGAAAAACCTGTAATAAAAAATGGTGAAATTGTAGCTGCACCTGTGTTAGCATTATCATTGAGCTTTGATCATCGCATGATCGATGGAGCCACTGCGCAAAATGCTTTAAATCACTTAAAGCGTTTGTTAAGTGAGCCAGAATTATTATTAATGGAGGCGTAA
- a CDS encoding alpha-ketoacid dehydrogenase subunit beta: MAQMTMIQAITDALRTELKNDENVLLFGEDIGVNGGVFRATEGLQKEFGVDRVFDTPLAESGIGGLAIGLSLQGFRPVPEIQFFGFVYEVMDSISGQLARLSYRSGGVYNAPVTIRSPFGGGVHTPEMHSDSLESLMTAQPGLTVVVPSTPYDAKGLLISSIRNDNPVIFLEHLKLYRSFREEVPEEAYEIPLGKADVKREGKDLTIVAYGLMVHESLKAAEELEKEGHSVEVIDLRTIQPIDIETIIASVEKTGRAIVVQEAQKQAGIAANVVAEITERAILSLEAPVLRVAAPDTVYPFPQAEGVWLPNFKDVMETAKKVLTF, translated from the coding sequence ATGGCACAAATGACGATGATTCAAGCAATTACAGATGCTCTTCGCACAGAATTAAAGAATGATGAAAACGTTCTTTTATTCGGGGAAGATATAGGCGTCAATGGTGGGGTTTTCCGTGCAACTGAAGGCCTACAAAAAGAATTTGGTGTTGACCGAGTATTCGATACACCATTAGCAGAGTCAGGTATTGGTGGGTTAGCGATTGGTCTTTCTCTTCAAGGATTCCGTCCAGTTCCAGAAATTCAATTTTTCGGCTTTGTCTATGAGGTAATGGATTCTATCAGTGGGCAATTAGCACGTTTAAGCTACCGTAGCGGTGGTGTGTACAATGCACCTGTAACAATTCGTTCTCCATTCGGTGGTGGTGTGCATACACCAGAAATGCACTCAGACAGCTTAGAAAGTTTAATGACGGCTCAACCAGGTTTAACAGTGGTTGTTCCTTCAACACCTTACGATGCGAAAGGGCTACTCATTTCTTCTATTCGAAATGATAATCCAGTCATTTTCTTAGAGCATTTAAAATTATACCGTTCATTCCGTGAAGAAGTACCTGAGGAAGCATACGAAATTCCACTAGGTAAAGCTGATGTAAAACGAGAAGGTAAAGATTTAACGATTGTTGCTTATGGCTTAATGGTACACGAAAGCTTAAAAGCAGCAGAAGAACTAGAAAAAGAAGGCCATTCTGTAGAAGTTATTGATTTACGTACAATTCAACCAATTGATATTGAAACAATCATTGCGTCAGTTGAGAAAACAGGCCGAGCAATCGTTGTTCAAGAGGCACAAAAACAAGCAGGGATTGCTGCGAATGTTGTCGCTGAAATTACAGAACGTGCTATTTTGAGCTTAGAAGCTCCTGTTCTTCGTGTAGCAGCACCAGATACAGTGTACCCATTCCCACAAGCTGAAGGTGTTTGGTTACCGAATTTTAAAGATGTAATGGAAACAGCGAAAAAAGTTTTAACATTCTAA
- the pdhA gene encoding pyruvate dehydrogenase (acetyl-transferring) E1 component subunit alpha gives MSKKNNNIFDPQQTLAEIEEKFEMFQILNEEGEIINEEADPKLSDEELVELMTRMVYTRILDQRSISLNRQGRLGFYAPTAGQEASQLASHFALEKEDWILPGYRDVPQIVWHGLPLDKAFLFSRGHFLGNQVPEGVNVLAPQIIIGAQYIQAAGVALGIKKRGKKAVAITYTGDGGSSQGDFYEGLNFAGAFKAPAIFIVQNNQFAISTPRELQTAAKTIAQKGIAAGIPSVLVDGMDALAVYVATRDARERAINGEGPTFIETMCYRYGPHTMAGDDPTRYRTSDTDNEWALKDPLVRFRKYLEGKGLWDEQKEEAVIERAKEEIKEAIKKADAAPKQKVTELMENMYKGEMPSNLKEQYEIYKEKESK, from the coding sequence ATGAGCAAGAAAAACAATAATATTTTTGATCCACAACAAACGCTAGCTGAAATCGAAGAAAAGTTTGAAATGTTTCAAATTTTGAACGAAGAAGGCGAAATTATAAATGAAGAGGCAGATCCGAAATTATCAGATGAAGAGCTAGTTGAATTAATGACGCGTATGGTTTATACACGTATTTTAGATCAACGTTCCATTTCTCTTAACCGTCAAGGTCGCTTAGGCTTCTACGCACCAACAGCAGGTCAGGAAGCATCACAACTTGCTTCTCATTTCGCATTAGAAAAAGAAGATTGGATTTTACCAGGTTACCGTGATGTTCCACAAATTGTGTGGCATGGTCTACCTTTAGATAAAGCATTTTTATTCTCACGTGGTCACTTCTTGGGGAATCAAGTTCCTGAAGGTGTAAACGTACTAGCACCACAAATCATTATCGGTGCTCAATATATCCAAGCGGCAGGGGTGGCACTTGGTATTAAAAAACGAGGTAAAAAAGCAGTAGCAATTACTTATACAGGTGATGGTGGGTCATCACAAGGTGATTTCTACGAAGGTTTAAACTTTGCTGGAGCATTTAAAGCGCCTGCGATTTTCATCGTTCAAAATAACCAATTCGCGATTTCTACACCACGTGAATTGCAAACGGCAGCAAAAACAATTGCACAAAAAGGTATTGCAGCAGGTATTCCAAGTGTTTTAGTGGATGGTATGGATGCGCTTGCAGTTTATGTTGCAACACGTGATGCACGTGAACGCGCAATTAATGGTGAGGGTCCAACGTTCATCGAAACAATGTGTTACCGTTATGGCCCACATACAATGGCTGGGGATGACCCAACACGTTACCGTACATCTGATACAGATAACGAATGGGCTCTAAAAGATCCACTAGTTCGTTTCCGTAAATACTTAGAGGGTAAAGGTTTATGGGATGAGCAAAAAGAAGAGGCTGTTATCGAGCGCGCGAAAGAAGAAATTAAAGAGGCTATTAAAAAGGCCGATGCTGCTCCAAAGCAAAAAGTAACAGAGTTAATGGAAAATATGTATAAAGGCGAAATGCCATCTAATTTAAAAGAACAGTATGAAATCTACAAAGAGAAGGAGTCGAAATAA
- the def gene encoding peptide deformylase, with amino-acid sequence MILMDDIIREGHPTLRTKTIDVQFPLTDEIKQLATDMLQFLINSQDPEMADKYDLRSGIGLAANQVNSLHRMFALHLKDDQGEQLSFVAINPKIVSHSVENTYLPTGEGCLSVDRNVPGYVPRHARITVKFKTIDGEEKKMRLSGLPAIAFQHELDHLNGVMFYDRINEKNPFAEIPNAVPYERD; translated from the coding sequence ATGATTTTAATGGATGATATAATTCGCGAAGGCCATCCGACTCTCCGCACAAAAACAATAGACGTTCAATTCCCTTTAACTGATGAAATAAAACAACTGGCTACAGATATGCTTCAATTTTTAATTAATAGCCAAGATCCAGAAATGGCTGATAAGTATGACTTACGTAGTGGCATCGGTTTAGCCGCTAATCAAGTAAACAGCCTACATCGAATGTTTGCTCTTCATTTAAAAGATGACCAAGGCGAACAACTTAGCTTTGTTGCTATCAATCCTAAAATCGTCAGCCACTCTGTTGAAAATACCTATTTGCCGACTGGTGAGGGCTGCTTATCTGTTGATCGTAATGTACCTGGTTACGTGCCTCGTCATGCACGCATTACAGTGAAATTTAAAACAATCGACGGTGAAGAGAAAAAAATGCGTCTGTCAGGCTTGCCAGCTATTGCATTCCAGCATGAATTAGACCATTTAAACGGCGTCATGTTTTATGATCGTATTAACGAAAAAAATCCATTCGCAGAAATTCCAAACGCTGTACCGTACGAACGAGACTAA
- the phnX gene encoding phosphonoacetaldehyde hydrolase, with translation MKIEAVILDWAGTAVDFGCFAPVNVFLTIFEEAGVTVTLEEARKPMGMLKIDHIRTMLEMARISEAWEQVYGRAYTEQDVQALYAQFETKLMASLALFTDPIPHVRETVQQLRQAGIRIGSTTGYTKSMMEVVTHHAAEKGYKPDYLVTPTDVGDKGRPYPYMIFRNIEELGIQATKKVVKVGDTTSDMQEALNAGVWAVGVIIGSSEMGLTEQEFMRLSAEERADAIERTKAVFEQAGAHYTIQTMQELPALIKTINARLV, from the coding sequence ATGAAAATTGAAGCAGTGATTTTAGATTGGGCAGGTACGGCGGTTGATTTCGGATGTTTTGCTCCAGTAAATGTTTTTCTCACAATTTTTGAAGAAGCAGGTGTAACTGTAACGCTGGAAGAAGCGCGTAAACCGATGGGGATGTTGAAAATTGATCATATTCGAACGATGCTTGAAATGGCAAGAATAAGTGAGGCTTGGGAACAAGTATATGGACGTGCATATACAGAGCAGGATGTACAAGCTTTATATGCTCAATTTGAAACAAAGTTAATGGCATCGCTAGCATTGTTCACAGATCCCATTCCGCATGTAAGAGAAACGGTTCAACAGTTAAGACAAGCTGGCATACGTATCGGCTCTACAACAGGCTATACGAAATCAATGATGGAAGTAGTGACGCATCACGCTGCGGAAAAAGGATATAAGCCTGATTATTTAGTGACACCAACTGATGTAGGAGATAAAGGGCGTCCGTATCCTTATATGATTTTTAGAAATATCGAGGAACTTGGCATTCAAGCAACGAAAAAAGTAGTAAAAGTAGGGGATACTACTTCGGATATGCAAGAGGCATTAAATGCAGGGGTTTGGGCTGTAGGTGTCATCATCGGTAGTTCAGAAATGGGTTTAACAGAACAGGAGTTTATGCGTTTATCTGCTGAAGAGCGAGCGGATGCTATCGAAAGAACAAAAGCTGTTTTTGAACAAGCAGGTGCGCATTATACCATTCAAACAATGCAAGAACTGCCTGCACTAATTAAAACAATTAATGCACGATTAGTTTAA
- a CDS encoding 2-aminoethylphosphonate--pyruvate transaminase has protein sequence MNNYKLLTPGPLTTTEAVKKEMLMDRCTWDDDYKQVTQTIRKKLVELAQVDETMYSAVLMQGSGSFVVESVLTTTIYDLDKVLIITNGAYGERIVEMAKALQLQHVVYCVPNNEQPSPLEVRTILENDESITHVAVVHCETTTGILNPINEIGEVVQSFNKTFIVDAMSSFGGVPMDLSNGHIDFLISSANKCIQGVPGFGFVIAKIEALEKCKGIAKSVALDLYSQWQVMKVDGKWRFTSPTHVVAAFAKALEELAEEGGIEARYNRYAKNNKMLRERLSKCGFEAYISVEIQSPIITTFLYPSAAFSFEHFYQEMKQAGFVIYPGKLTDVDTFRIGNIGDVHEEDIHTLCNVIENYMAVKNNEN, from the coding sequence ATGAATAACTACAAATTATTAACACCAGGTCCATTAACTACAACGGAAGCAGTCAAAAAGGAAATGTTAATGGATCGTTGTACATGGGATGACGACTATAAGCAAGTAACACAAACAATACGTAAAAAGCTCGTAGAACTCGCACAAGTGGATGAAACAATGTATTCAGCAGTACTCATGCAAGGTAGTGGTAGCTTTGTTGTGGAATCGGTCCTAACAACGACTATTTATGACCTTGATAAAGTCCTTATTATAACGAATGGTGCTTATGGAGAACGTATAGTAGAAATGGCGAAAGCCCTTCAGTTACAGCATGTCGTTTATTGTGTGCCGAATAATGAGCAACCATCGCCTTTAGAAGTGCGAACTATTTTAGAAAACGATGAAAGCATTACACATGTAGCGGTTGTGCATTGTGAGACGACAACGGGAATATTAAATCCGATTAATGAAATAGGAGAAGTTGTTCAATCGTTTAATAAAACGTTTATTGTAGATGCGATGAGTAGCTTTGGTGGTGTGCCGATGGATTTGTCAAACGGACATATTGACTTTTTAATCAGTAGTGCAAATAAATGTATTCAAGGCGTTCCAGGTTTTGGATTTGTTATTGCAAAAATTGAAGCATTAGAAAAATGTAAAGGAATAGCCAAAAGTGTTGCATTAGATTTATACAGTCAATGGCAAGTGATGAAAGTGGATGGGAAATGGCGTTTTACATCACCGACACACGTTGTTGCGGCATTTGCGAAGGCGTTGGAGGAACTAGCTGAAGAAGGCGGTATTGAGGCGCGCTACAATCGCTATGCAAAAAACAATAAAATGTTGCGTGAAAGATTATCGAAATGCGGGTTTGAGGCTTATATTTCTGTGGAAATTCAATCGCCAATTATTACAACATTTTTATATCCATCTGCAGCATTTTCTTTCGAGCATTTCTATCAAGAGATGAAACAAGCAGGCTTTGTCATCTATCCAGGAAAGCTAACTGATGTTGATACATTCCGAATTGGTAATATAGGGGATGTTCATGAGGAAGATATTCATACATTATGCAATGTTATTGAAAACTATATGGCGGTGAAAAATAATGAAAATTGA
- a CDS encoding extracellular solute-binding protein: MKKSRIMMLGSVSSAIVLAACGSAEADANKQVIIYSNADDEAIEVMQATLDKKGYEGKYIIQSFGTSELGGKMMAEGTDIEADVVTMASYFIESAQTSKSMFVDLTSDLKPLDDGGSTYALPILGNVGSIFINTDLLAQKGLPVPKTIKDLTNPEFKDLVSFPNILDSSTGWLLVQAIMNEYGEKEGKQVLADLIKNAGPHIESSGSGPIKKVKTGEVAAGFGLRIQAIDAKNEGLPIDYIDPTEGNFTLTESVAVVDKEGDEAMAIEIAKVIATEARTDLLKQYPVALYEGEQVEDEYVPQYLKKWDTTLTVDLLEKHQAFFKEAQQ, encoded by the coding sequence ATGAAAAAGTCAAGAATCATGATGTTAGGTAGTGTTAGTTCTGCAATTGTATTGGCTGCGTGTGGCAGTGCGGAGGCTGATGCAAACAAACAAGTCATCATTTATTCAAATGCGGATGATGAAGCTATTGAGGTAATGCAAGCGACATTAGATAAGAAAGGTTATGAAGGCAAATATATCATCCAATCGTTTGGCACATCTGAATTAGGTGGGAAAATGATGGCAGAAGGTACTGATATTGAAGCGGATGTTGTAACGATGGCTTCTTATTTTATTGAAAGTGCGCAAACATCTAAATCCATGTTTGTTGACCTAACATCTGACTTAAAGCCATTAGACGACGGTGGATCAACCTACGCATTACCGATTTTAGGAAACGTAGGATCAATTTTTATCAATACTGATTTATTGGCACAAAAAGGGCTACCTGTGCCGAAAACAATAAAGGATTTAACGAACCCAGAGTTTAAAGATTTAGTGTCATTTCCAAATATTTTAGATTCATCTACAGGGTGGTTATTAGTTCAAGCGATTATGAACGAATATGGAGAAAAAGAAGGGAAGCAAGTATTAGCGGATTTAATTAAAAATGCTGGTCCACATATTGAAAGCTCAGGTTCTGGACCTATTAAAAAGGTGAAGACAGGTGAAGTGGCTGCAGGATTTGGTTTACGGATACAAGCAATTGATGCAAAAAATGAGGGCTTACCTATTGACTATATTGATCCAACTGAAGGCAACTTTACGTTAACGGAATCTGTTGCTGTTGTAGATAAAGAAGGCGATGAAGCAATGGCAATTGAAATCGCAAAAGTAATTGCAACAGAGGCACGAACAGATTTATTAAAGCAATATCCTGTAGCGCTTTACGAAGGTGAGCAAGTCGAAGATGAATATGTTCCGCAGTACTTGAAAAAGTGGGATACGACGTTAACTGTCGATTTATTAGAAAAACATCAAGCATTCTTTAAAGAAGCACAACAATAA
- a CDS encoding ABC transporter permease subunit yields the protein MLKTKKMVKILFMPIALFFLFFLIVPLLYMFWQSLKKGNSITLQNYVEALQSVEIREAFLNSFQVSIVAAIITTCLAFVLAYALHFTTMNRSVKKLVHVGITLPMLLPTITYGFVLIYTFGNQGIITKLVGQPIVSIYGFNGLLIGYVLYTLPVAFILMQNSMQYIDKRFLLVSMLMHDKPSRRFYHTVLRPMIGTIGGAFILTFILSFTDFGIPASVGGSYKVIATELYQAMLGSIVRFEQGAVISVLMLVPAVLGIVMLSLLDRFNFQYKHASQSELVVHRLRDRVLTVFSLACVSSILIIFSTMFIVPFTKGYPYDFSFTLEHIQNVLAEKNLTRVYFNSLIVAFFTAVLGVCIAFVSALLNVRTPLKGRKTIDIMSMVTNTVPGMVLGLSYLFFFNGSTLKGTFFIIVAYTVVHFFTTPYLMAKNSLQKMDPTWEVTGELLKDSWIQTVVRVILPNIRPTIFQMFSYYFLNAMVTVSGVIFLVSTKTMLVSTRIKELQHFAKYTDIFVLSIFILCTNLIVKLGCDYITTTKEKGKEME from the coding sequence ATGCTTAAAACGAAAAAAATGGTGAAAATTTTGTTTATGCCCATTGCCTTGTTTTTTCTCTTCTTTTTAATTGTGCCATTGCTTTATATGTTTTGGCAGTCCTTGAAAAAAGGCAATAGCATAACGTTACAAAACTATGTAGAAGCATTACAGAGCGTTGAAATACGTGAAGCATTTCTCAATAGTTTTCAAGTGTCAATCGTAGCTGCAATTATTACAACCTGTTTAGCGTTTGTATTGGCTTATGCATTACATTTTACGACGATGAATCGGTCTGTTAAAAAACTTGTACACGTAGGGATTACATTACCGATGCTGTTGCCGACAATCACCTATGGTTTTGTATTAATTTATACATTTGGTAATCAAGGCATTATTACTAAATTAGTCGGACAGCCTATTGTGAGCATTTATGGATTTAATGGATTGTTGATTGGATATGTGCTTTACACATTACCAGTTGCCTTTATTTTAATGCAAAATTCGATGCAGTATATCGATAAACGGTTTTTACTCGTTTCTATGCTGATGCATGATAAACCGTCACGACGATTTTACCATACCGTGCTTCGTCCAATGATAGGAACAATTGGTGGCGCTTTTATTTTAACGTTTATTTTAAGCTTTACCGACTTTGGAATACCCGCATCGGTAGGAGGGAGCTATAAAGTTATTGCTACTGAGCTTTACCAAGCAATGCTTGGCTCTATTGTGCGATTTGAGCAAGGGGCAGTGATTTCTGTATTGATGCTTGTGCCTGCAGTACTTGGTATCGTGATGCTAAGTTTGCTAGATCGATTTAATTTTCAATATAAGCATGCTAGCCAAAGTGAGCTAGTCGTACATCGTCTGCGAGATCGTGTACTTACAGTTTTTTCACTAGCATGTGTGAGTTCAATTTTAATCATCTTCTCGACAATGTTCATTGTGCCATTTACAAAGGGATATCCATATGACTTTAGTTTCACATTGGAACATATTCAAAATGTTTTAGCAGAAAAGAATTTAACGAGAGTTTATTTTAATTCACTAATTGTTGCCTTCTTTACAGCCGTATTAGGTGTTTGTATAGCATTTGTTTCAGCTCTTCTCAATGTCAGAACACCACTGAAAGGAAGGAAAACGATAGATATTATGTCGATGGTTACGAACACTGTGCCAGGAATGGTTCTTGGTCTTTCTTATTTGTTTTTCTTTAATGGAAGCACGCTAAAAGGAACCTTCTTTATTATTGTTGCCTATACAGTCGTTCATTTTTTCACAACACCGTATTTGATGGCGAAAAACTCCTTGCAAAAAATGGACCCGACTTGGGAAGTAACGGGGGAATTGTTGAAAGACTCCTGGATTCAAACGGTGGTACGCGTTATTTTGCCGAATATCCGTCCAACTATTTTTCAAATGTTTAGCTATTACTTTTTAAATGCCATGGTGACGGTAAGTGGGGTAATTTTCCTTGTCAGTACGAAAACAATGCTTGTCTCCACACGTATTAAAGAGCTTCAGCATTTTGCGAAGTATACAGATATTTTTGTTCTCTCCATTTTTATTTTATGCACTAACCTCATTGTGAAATTAGGTTGTGATTATATAACAACAACTAAAGAAAAGGGTAAGGAGATGGAATGA
- a CDS encoding ABC transporter ATP-binding protein — protein sequence MLELRNISKSYKNKKVLNDINLTIGSGEIVSLLGPSGCGKTTLLNIVLGLTEQTEGQLFYNRQDISKQSMQARGFNIVFQDFALFPHLNAYDNIVYGLKNKKQQMTKSEIQEYVDFLELAPHLHKKIHELSGGQKQRVSIARTLVMQPKILLLDEPLSALDGVIKESIKERIKSIARQFNLTTIIVTHDPEEALTLSDKVLIINEGTVSQYGTPHEILKSPKNQFIEDFILRQLHIKRHNIYQLFGESYA from the coding sequence TTGTTGGAACTAAGAAATATTTCAAAAAGCTATAAAAATAAAAAAGTATTAAATGATATAAATTTAACGATTGGCTCTGGAGAAATAGTTTCTTTATTGGGACCGAGTGGTTGTGGCAAAACAACATTACTCAACATTGTTCTAGGTCTTACAGAACAAACGGAAGGACAACTTTTTTACAATAGACAAGATATATCGAAACAATCGATGCAGGCACGAGGATTTAATATCGTTTTCCAAGATTTCGCGTTGTTCCCACATTTAAATGCCTACGACAATATCGTATATGGTTTAAAAAATAAAAAACAGCAAATGACAAAAAGCGAGATACAAGAGTATGTTGATTTTTTAGAACTTGCCCCACATTTACATAAGAAGATTCACGAATTATCAGGTGGGCAGAAGCAACGTGTATCAATAGCTAGAACCCTTGTAATGCAACCGAAAATATTATTACTAGACGAACCATTAAGTGCGCTGGATGGAGTAATTAAGGAATCAATTAAAGAACGCATTAAATCGATTGCACGACAGTTTAATCTAACAACTATTATCGTGACCCATGATCCTGAAGAGGCGCTTACGTTATCAGATAAAGTACTCATTATTAATGAGGGAACTGTTTCACAATATGGTACACCTCATGAAATTTTAAAATCGCCAAAAAATCAATTTATCGAAGATTTTATCTTAAGGCAGCTTCACATTAAACGTCATAACATCTACCAACTGTTTGGAGAATCCTATGCTTAA